The following are encoded together in the bacterium genome:
- a CDS encoding SelT/SelW/SelH family protein — translation MEAKLIKGAAGVFDVDVDGRRVFSKQETGRFPETEEVLEKLRT, via the coding sequence GTGGAAGCAAAGCTGATCAAAGGCGCGGCCGGCGTTTTCGACGTGGACGTCGACGGACGGCGGGTCTTCTCGAAGCAGGAGACCGGGCGATTCCCTGAAACGGAGGAGGTTCTGGAGAAGCTGCGGACCTGA
- a CDS encoding Nif3-like dinuclear metal center hexameric protein: protein MNSREISELLEALGRSAPWEKAAEWDPVGLQLGDPRERVHSIAVCHEVTEDVVSAVEADPVGLLVSYHPLLFEATTRLVAGPTPEGRALRLVRAGVALAVTHTNYDVAPGGAADALADALELEDVAGFAPLYGAGAHKIVTFAPAEAVDALLEAVAAEGGARVGNYTHCSYRSEGSGTFFAADGTQPVTGKPGSLNLEAESRIEFVAPASRSDRIVRALVGAHPYEEPAYDVYEQRGNAGMLGRIGRPPDGSTLGEIAKRAIQALEAPALRLAGDPSLPVERLAVIPGAGADFLPAAATAGANAVLTGDLTHHRARSALDAGIGLLDPGHAPTERPGLERLFISLAAQGLEVRNLLEFDPDPWRMP from the coding sequence ATGAATTCCCGAGAGATCAGCGAACTACTGGAGGCCCTGGGCCGGTCCGCACCGTGGGAAAAGGCTGCGGAGTGGGACCCGGTCGGACTGCAACTCGGCGATCCCCGAGAGCGGGTACACAGCATCGCGGTCTGCCACGAGGTGACCGAGGACGTGGTATCCGCCGTCGAGGCAGATCCCGTCGGCCTCCTCGTCAGCTATCACCCGCTCTTGTTCGAGGCCACGACACGCCTTGTCGCCGGCCCGACGCCCGAGGGACGCGCGCTGCGCCTGGTCCGGGCGGGTGTAGCCCTCGCGGTCACGCATACGAACTACGATGTAGCGCCTGGGGGGGCCGCGGACGCGCTCGCCGACGCGCTCGAACTCGAAGACGTCGCCGGATTCGCCCCGCTCTACGGTGCGGGTGCTCACAAGATCGTGACCTTTGCACCCGCAGAAGCAGTCGACGCACTGCTCGAAGCGGTTGCTGCTGAGGGAGGCGCACGCGTCGGCAATTACACGCACTGCTCGTATCGCAGCGAAGGCAGCGGAACGTTCTTCGCCGCAGATGGAACACAGCCGGTCACCGGCAAGCCCGGGTCGCTGAACCTGGAAGCGGAGTCGCGCATCGAGTTCGTGGCTCCGGCCAGTCGCAGCGATCGCATCGTCCGGGCGCTGGTCGGAGCTCACCCCTACGAAGAACCCGCCTACGACGTGTACGAGCAGCGGGGCAACGCCGGAATGCTCGGTCGGATCGGCCGCCCCCCAGACGGCAGCACACTGGGCGAAATCGCGAAACGCGCGATTCAGGCGCTGGAAGCTCCCGCCCTGCGCCTGGCCGGGGATCCGAGCCTGCCTGTGGAGCGCCTGGCCGTAATTCCAGGTGCCGGAGCCGACTTTCTGCCCGCAGCCGCCACGGCCGGCGCAAATGCCGTCCTGACCGGGGATCTGACTCATCATCGCGCTCGTTCGGCTCTGGACGCCGGAATCGGGCTTCTGGACCCGGGGCACGCCCCGACCGAGCGTCCTGGCCTGGAGCGCCTTTTCATCAGCCTGGCGGCTCAGGGGCTGGAGGTGCGAAATCTACTGGAATTTGACCCCGACCCCTGGCGGATGCCCTGA
- a CDS encoding SDR family NAD(P)-dependent oxidoreductase translates to MSSRVDVRERVVVITGASRGLGAGLARSYAERGLRLGLCSRTSPVLPESPTVHSATIDVCDAEAVDRFSAGVAERFGRIDAWINNAGVLEPIAPLRDIDADAFSRHLSINVQGVFNGSRSYIRHLWAIDQPGVLINLSSGAGRKRYAGWSAYCASKAAVDRMTECIAVEEAERGLRAYSVAPGVIDTAMQELIRGCDRDQFPEVERFREMKRTGAFNTPEFVGECLLELAFESKHTGEEVLIRLPTEGG, encoded by the coding sequence ATGTCGAGCAGAGTAGATGTCCGGGAACGTGTCGTGGTGATCACGGGTGCAAGTCGCGGTCTGGGTGCCGGACTGGCTCGCAGTTATGCCGAACGAGGCTTGCGACTCGGCCTCTGCTCGCGAACTTCGCCGGTACTTCCCGAATCCCCGACGGTGCACAGCGCGACCATCGACGTCTGCGATGCGGAGGCGGTCGACCGTTTCAGCGCCGGAGTGGCCGAGCGCTTCGGGCGGATCGACGCGTGGATCAACAACGCCGGTGTGCTGGAGCCGATCGCTCCCCTGCGCGACATCGATGCCGATGCCTTCTCGAGGCACCTGAGCATCAATGTGCAGGGTGTTTTTAACGGCAGCCGTTCGTATATCAGACATCTGTGGGCGATCGATCAGCCCGGAGTTCTCATCAATCTCTCGTCGGGGGCCGGACGCAAGCGCTACGCGGGTTGGTCGGCGTACTGCGCGTCCAAGGCGGCTGTCGATCGCATGACCGAGTGCATTGCAGTCGAAGAGGCAGAGCGGGGTCTGCGCGCCTATTCCGTCGCTCCAGGCGTGATCGACACCGCGATGCAGGAGTTGATCCGCGGCTGTGACCGGGATCAGTTTCCCGAAGTCGAGCGTTTCCGCGAAATGAAGCGAACCGGTGCCTTCAATACACCCGAGTTCGTGGGCGAATGCCTGCTCGAACTCGCATTTGAATCGAAGCACACAGGCGAAGAGGTCCTGATCCGTCTGCCGACGGAAGGCGGCTAA
- a CDS encoding SPFH domain-containing protein: MSQFIEVIESLDTTGDTIVQRVPATGSGDIKMGAQLIVRESQVAIFFRDGRALDTFGPGRHTLSTLNIPILTKLLSLPTGFRSPFRAEVIFVNLKTFANQKWGTREPILFRDEELSMVRLRSFGMFSFRITNAQVFVNTLAGTVGSVSTDAVSDFFRNFIVTHVADFLGEHLRTVLDLARYYNELSAGIKAHLMSDFEKYGVTVGDFKIHSISPPDHVQEMIDKRGGMAAIGSMDNFMRYQAGHALEKAAAGGGIDGEGGSLVGAGIGIGAGLGMGGGMAGVVSQALRGGAVSEPAQSLSCSGCHGSMSADNHFCPQCGTRAPGLIACGSCRSSIPASAHFCPTCGAQQGGESCSNCDADLVPGANFCGECGHNLGD, translated from the coding sequence ATGTCACAGTTCATCGAAGTCATCGAGAGTCTCGACACCACAGGCGACACGATCGTCCAGCGCGTTCCAGCGACGGGATCTGGCGACATCAAGATGGGTGCGCAGCTAATCGTACGCGAGAGTCAGGTCGCGATTTTCTTCCGCGATGGGCGCGCGCTCGACACGTTTGGCCCTGGACGCCATACGCTTTCGACTCTGAATATTCCGATCCTGACCAAGCTCCTCTCACTCCCCACGGGTTTCCGGAGTCCGTTCCGCGCGGAAGTCATCTTCGTCAACCTGAAGACGTTCGCCAACCAGAAGTGGGGTACCAGAGAGCCCATCCTGTTCCGCGACGAAGAACTGTCGATGGTACGCCTTCGTTCCTTCGGCATGTTCAGCTTCCGGATCACGAATGCGCAGGTCTTCGTCAATACGCTCGCCGGCACGGTCGGATCCGTATCTACCGACGCCGTATCGGACTTTTTCCGCAACTTCATCGTCACTCACGTGGCGGATTTCCTAGGTGAACACCTGCGCACCGTCCTGGACCTTGCGCGCTACTACAACGAATTGAGCGCCGGAATCAAAGCGCATCTGATGTCGGACTTCGAGAAGTACGGGGTGACCGTCGGCGACTTCAAGATCCACTCGATCTCCCCCCCGGATCACGTGCAGGAGATGATCGACAAACGCGGAGGCATGGCAGCCATTGGCAGCATGGACAACTTCATGCGCTACCAGGCGGGACACGCACTCGAAAAGGCCGCTGCGGGCGGGGGCATAGACGGCGAAGGCGGAAGCCTGGTCGGAGCGGGAATCGGCATCGGGGCGGGACTCGGTATGGGCGGTGGCATGGCCGGCGTCGTATCCCAGGCGCTGCGAGGTGGCGCAGTCAGTGAGCCCGCCCAGAGTTTGAGTTGCAGTGGATGTCACGGCTCGATGAGTGCTGACAACCACTTTTGTCCGCAGTGCGGGACCCGGGCCCCGGGCCTGATAGCCTGCGGATCCTGTCGGAGTTCGATCCCGGCATCCGCGCACTTCTGCCCGACGTGCGGCGCGCAACAGGGCGGCGAAAGCTGCTCGAACTGCGATGCGGATCTCGTGCCCGGAGCGAATTTCTGCGGTGAGTGCGGCCACAACCTGGGCGATTAG
- a CDS encoding alpha/beta hydrolase, whose protein sequence is MSSVRPHLGVELTERHSSYVDRTIRLTDGRRLGYAEYGDPDGLPVLYYHGAPSTRLDAQVAHVPALQKGVRLISVDRPGLGLSDFKAKRRLLDWPDDIAQLVDHLSLGGFSQLAISGGGPHALACALRMPDQVRDTAILNTFVPGGIRMNQANLSLANRFMGAILPRFAPWALAMVYRRVARIAADNPQLLLHQLEEMLPSEDRDVMAKPEMVEAFFDTSHETFRSGVEGAVWETRLTILAWEFDVSEIRTPVWLFHGDSNNIVPVEALREFAQKLSKCTVRILPGHGHIPLPNMYASALTVLVDEARSPSRL, encoded by the coding sequence ATGTCGAGCGTTCGCCCACACCTGGGAGTGGAATTGACCGAGCGGCACTCATCGTATGTCGACCGGACCATCCGTCTGACGGACGGTCGTCGGCTCGGATACGCGGAATACGGAGACCCGGACGGGTTGCCGGTTCTGTACTACCACGGTGCACCGAGCACGCGACTCGACGCTCAGGTGGCCCATGTTCCGGCCTTGCAGAAGGGCGTGCGCCTGATCTCCGTGGATCGACCCGGCCTGGGCCTTTCGGACTTCAAGGCAAAGCGCAGACTGCTCGACTGGCCCGATGACATCGCTCAATTGGTGGACCACCTGTCGCTCGGGGGCTTTTCGCAACTGGCCATCTCCGGCGGAGGACCCCACGCACTGGCGTGCGCGCTCAGAATGCCCGATCAGGTGCGCGATACCGCCATCCTCAACACGTTCGTGCCCGGCGGCATCCGGATGAATCAAGCGAATCTGAGCCTTGCCAATCGCTTCATGGGCGCGATTCTGCCGCGCTTTGCACCCTGGGCGTTGGCCATGGTCTACCGCCGTGTGGCTCGAATCGCCGCCGACAATCCACAGCTTCTCCTTCACCAGCTCGAAGAGATGCTCCCCAGCGAGGATCGCGACGTGATGGCCAAGCCCGAAATGGTCGAGGCCTTTTTCGACACTTCTCACGAGACGTTCCGCTCGGGCGTCGAAGGAGCGGTCTGGGAGACCCGGCTGACGATTCTGGCCTGGGAATTCGACGTATCCGAAATCCGCACCCCCGTCTGGCTCTTCCACGGCGACAGCAACAACATCGTGCCCGTCGAGGCTCTTCGTGAGTTCGCCCAGAAGCTGTCGAAGTGCACGGTTCGCATTCTCCCCGGGCACGGCCATATTCCCCTGCCGAATATGTACGCTTCAGCACTGACGGTCCTCGTCGACGAAGCCCGCTCGCCCAGTCGTCTCTAG
- the rarD gene encoding EamA family transporter RarD encodes MEAQNARQSHWLGFVFALLAYGSWGVLPLYWKALSHLPASEILAHRVVWALALMVASLSLSGSWPEVAAVFRDPAQRLRALATASLIGTNWMLFIWSVNNDQMVAASLGYFLTPLMNVVLGTVFLRERLSRPQLFAVVLAGAGVAVQVLRLGSLPLLALALGGSFALYGLLRKTARVGALAGLSTEALILAPFALGYIFSVEIAGNGAFANLASVGWVTMALLVGAGAVTAAPLLWFAGAARRLPLTTVGLIQYLAPSITLVLAVRLYDEDFTGTHALSFGLIWAGLLVFSGDMLRSSSPVSTSAA; translated from the coding sequence ATGGAAGCCCAGAACGCCCGTCAGTCCCACTGGCTCGGATTCGTCTTCGCCCTTCTGGCCTATGGCAGCTGGGGCGTTCTCCCGCTCTACTGGAAGGCGCTAAGCCATCTTCCGGCAAGCGAAATCCTGGCACATCGCGTGGTCTGGGCGCTTGCGCTGATGGTCGCATCCCTGTCGCTGTCCGGAAGCTGGCCCGAAGTCGCAGCGGTGTTTCGCGACCCAGCCCAGCGATTGCGGGCACTTGCCACTGCATCGCTGATCGGGACGAATTGGATGTTGTTCATCTGGTCGGTAAATAACGATCAGATGGTGGCCGCAAGTCTCGGCTATTTCCTGACGCCGCTGATGAATGTGGTTCTGGGAACGGTGTTCTTGCGGGAGCGCCTTTCGCGGCCGCAGTTGTTTGCAGTCGTCCTCGCCGGTGCAGGTGTAGCCGTGCAGGTGCTCCGACTCGGTTCCCTGCCCTTGCTCGCGCTGGCTCTCGGCGGAAGCTTCGCGCTCTACGGTCTGCTCCGGAAGACCGCGCGGGTCGGCGCGCTGGCCGGGTTGTCGACGGAGGCACTGATCCTCGCACCCTTTGCACTGGGATATATCTTTTCAGTTGAGATTGCGGGCAATGGTGCTTTCGCAAACCTGGCGAGCGTCGGGTGGGTGACGATGGCCCTCTTGGTTGGCGCGGGCGCCGTAACTGCAGCCCCGCTTTTGTGGTTCGCTGGCGCAGCCCGCAGGCTACCGCTGACCACGGTCGGGTTGATCCAGTATCTGGCGCCGAGCATCACACTCGTGCTCGCGGTGCGGCTCTACGATGAGGATTTCACTGGGACCCACGCGCTGAGCTTCGGTCTCATCTGGGCGGGGCTGCTGGTCTTTTCGGGAGATATGCTGCGCAGTTCCTCGCCGGTCTCGACTTCGGCCGCATAG